The DNA sequence CGGGACCCATCCACAGGATGTCCACGCCGTTGCCGCTCGTGAACGTGCACGGCTCGGGCAGGGCGACGCCGAGCAGAGCGTGCCCGTCACGGAGGCGCACGGTGAGCTGGGTGCGGAACGGTTCTTCGACCGCTTCAGCCGTCACGGCGGGCTCCTTCCTTGTCGAAGAGCACGGATTCGGTCACGGTCACCGGCACCACGCGGTCGCCGATCGGGACGTACAGCGTCTCGCCGACGCGTTCTCGGCCCGAGCGCACCAAGGCCAGCGCGAAGGTCCGTTCCAGCGCGGCGCTGTGGTAACTGGAGGTGACGTGGCCGAGCATCCGCACCGGCGGTTCGGGCACGACGTCGGATTCGATGATCTGGGATCCCTCCGGCAGGAGCACCGACGGATCGACGGGCAGCAGGCCGACGAGCTGTTTGCGGTCCGGCCGGTTGTTCTCGGTGCGGGCGAAGGACCGCTTGCCGAGGAAGTCGGCCTTCTTCTTGGACACCGCCCAGGACATCCCGAGATCCTGGGGCGTCACCGTGCCGTCGGTGTCCTGGCCGATGATCGGGTAGCCCTTCTCGGCGCGCAGGACGTGCATGGTTTCGGTGCCGTACGGCGTGGCGCCCTCGTCCACAATGGACTCCCAGAGCGCGAGTCCGTACCAGGACGGGACGTTGATCTCGTAGGCCAGCTCGCCGGAGAAGCTGATCCGGCAGACCCGCGCCTTGATGCCGGCGACTTCGGCGTCCTGCCAGGTCATGAACCCGAAGGCGTCGTTGCTCACGTCAAGTCCGGGTGCGAGCGCGCCCAGTACCGCCCGGGAGCGCGGGCCGACCAGCGGGATCGTGGCCCAGTGTTCGGTGACCGACGTCGCGAAGACGTCGAGGTGCGGCCATTCCGTCTGCAGCCACTCCTCCATCCACTCCAGGACCATCGCCGCGTTGCCGGTCGTGGTGGTGACGAGGAAGCGGTCGTCGGCGACGCGGATGACCGTGCCGTCGTCGAGGACCATGCCGTCGACGCCGCACATCACGCCGTAGCGGATCCGGCCGACCTTCAGGTTGCTCATCATGTTCGTGTAGAGCATGTCGAGGAACGCTCCCGCGTCCGGGCCTTGGACGTCGATCTTGCCCAAAGTGGACCCGTCCATCACCGCGACGTCGGTGCGCGCCGCCCGGCATTCCCGCCGGACCGCGTCGTGCATCGACTCGCCGGGTTGCGGGTAGTACCACGGCCGTTTCCACTGGCCGACGTTCTCGAACTCGGCGCCGTGCTCGACGTGCCACGGGTGGATCGTGGTGACGCGCACGGGATCGTGCAGCTCACCGCGGTGCCGTCCGGCCAGCGCCGCGAACGACACCGGCGTGTACGGCGGCCGGAACGTCGTGGGCCGCTGCGTCGCCAGGTCGACGCCGAGGGCCTCGGCGGTGATGCCCGCGGCGAGCAGGCCGGACGTCTTGCCCTGGTCGTGCGCGGTCCCGATGGTCGTGTAGCGCTTGATGTGTTCCAGCGAGCGCAGTCCGGCGCCGGTGGCGCGCAGGACGTCCGAGACGGTCGCGTCCCGCTGCTGGTCCACGAACCGGGTGTCCACTTCGGACTCGGGTGCGGGCACCTGCCAGAGTGTCATGGCCTCCGGCAATCCCTCGCCCGCGGCGGCTCCGACAACCCGCACGGTCGGCAGGTCACCATCGGGGACGTACGCGCCGAGCTCCGGCGCGTACCGGAGCTTGCCGCGGGCCTGGCTGAACAGGTGCACCGCCGGGTTCCAGCCGCCGGACACGAGCAGCAGGTCACACTCGACCCGCTCCCCCGTCGTCTCGCCCAGTTTCGCCACGTGGACGGCGGTGATGTGCTCGACGCCGTCGGTACCGATGACGCCGTAGCCCTCGCGCGCGTCGACGATCCGCACGATCTCGGCACCTGCCGCCGCGAGGTCGGAGGCGGCGTCGTACGCGCTGTCGTTGGTGGTGAACACGACCACCCGCCGCCCCGCCAGGACGCCGTAGCGGTTCAGGTACGTCCGCGCGGCGCCGGCGAGCATGATGCCGGGGCGGTCGTTGTCCGGGAACACGATGGGCCGCTCGTGCGCACCCGTCGCGAGGACGATCCGTTTCGCCCGGATCCGCCAGACCCGCTGCCGCGAGATCCGCTCGGGCGCGGCGGGCTCGCCCCGTCGTTCCAGGGCGAGCACAAAACCGTCGTCGTAGATGCCGAACGCCGTGGTGCGCGAGAGGAACCGGACACCCTCGGGAGCTTCGCCGTCGGACTGGTCGTCGACCAGCAGCACCCGGCCTTCGGCTTCGGCTGCGGCGGCGAGACCGGCGGGGCCGGCGCCGACGACCAGGACGTCACAGTGGGCGTGCTTGGCGTCGTACCGGGCCGGGTCGGGCTCGGCGGCGAGGCGACCTTGACCGGACAGGCCGCGCGCGACGAGGCCGTCGTACAGCTCGACGGTGGTGGCCGACAGCATCGGCTCCGGGAACGGCGCTTCGATCTGCACCAGGGCGTTCGAGTCCTCGACACCCGCCGCGACGATGCCGCGCGGCCGTCCGTACTTGATGCTGGTCGCGACCTGGTGGATGCCGTTGGCCAGCAACGCGGAAGCCAAGGTGTCGCCGAGGAAACCGGTCAGCTCGCGGCCGTCGAAGGTGAACTTGAGCGGGACGCCGGAAAGTCGGGTCACGGGATCACCGGCTTCGGCTCGTCGAGGCGGTAGACCGCCAGGAGGTCGTGGGTGCGGGTGTCGCGCACGGCGTTGAACCACCGGCGGCAGCCCGCGGAGTGGCTCCAGCGCTCGGCGAGCGGCCCGCTCGGGTTGGCACGGAAGAAGACGAACTTGGCCCAGTCCTCATCGGACAGTGCGGCCGGGTCCTCGGGGTAGGCGACGTGGGCCTGGCCGCCGTAGTGGAACTCGGCCTCTTCACGCGGCCCGCACCACGGGCAAGGAATCAACTGCATGATTGCTCCTAATGCGCGACGGCGGCGGCGCCGTGCTCGTCGACGAGGGCACCGGTGGTGAACCGGTCGAGCGTGAACGGTTCGGCGTACTCGTGCGGCTTGCCCCGCGCGATGGTGGCCGCGAAGACGTCGCCGACGCCCGGTGTGGCCTTGAAACCGCCGGTGCCCCAGCCGCAGTTGAGGAACAGGTTCTCGACCGGCGTCAGGCCGATGATCGGGGACGCGTCCGGGCTGACGTCGACGATCCCGGCCCACGTCCGCAGCAGGTGCGCCCGCGCGAACACCGGGAACAGCTCCAGCGCGGCGGCCATCTGCTGCTCGATGATGTGGAACGAGCCGCGCTGGCCGTAGCCGTTGTAGCTGTCGATGCCGGCGCCCATCACGAGTTCGCCCTTGTGCGCCTGGGAAACGTAGACGTGCACGGCGTTCGACATGACGACCGTCGGGTGGATCGGCTCCAGCAGCTCGGACACCAGGGCCTGCAACGGGTGCGACATGAGCGGCAGGTCGAGGCCCACCATGCGGGCCAGCACCGACGAGTGCCCGGCGGCGCACAACGCGACCTTGCCCGCGGCGATCCGGCCTCTCGAAGTCTCGACCGCGGTGACCCGGCCGTTCACCGTCGAGATGCCGGTGACCTCGCAGTTCTGGATGAGGTCGACGCCCATCGCGTGCGCCGCGCGAGCGAAGCCCCAGGCCACGTAGTCGTGCTTCGCGATGCCCGCGCGCGGCTGGTAGGTCGCGCCGAGCACCGGGTAGCGGACGTCCGGCGAGGTGTTGACGATCGGGCACAGTTCCTTGACACCCTCGGCGTCCACCCATTCGGCGTCGATGCCGTTGAGCTTGTTGGCTTCGACGCGGCGGACGCTGTCACGGACGTCCTGCAGGCTGTGTGCGAGGTTCAGCACGCCGCGCTGGCTGAACAGGATCGGGTAACCGAGGTCCTCTTCGAGGCCTTCCCACAGCTTGAGCGAGTGCTCGTAGATGCCGGAACTTTCGTC is a window from the Amycolatopsis sp. NBC_00355 genome containing:
- a CDS encoding 2Fe-2S iron-sulfur cluster-binding protein — encoded protein: MTRLSGVPLKFTFDGRELTGFLGDTLASALLANGIHQVATSIKYGRPRGIVAAGVEDSNALVQIEAPFPEPMLSATTVELYDGLVARGLSGQGRLAAEPDPARYDAKHAHCDVLVVGAGPAGLAAAAEAEGRVLLVDDQSDGEAPEGVRFLSRTTAFGIYDDGFVLALERRGEPAAPERISRQRVWRIRAKRIVLATGAHERPIVFPDNDRPGIMLAGAARTYLNRYGVLAGRRVVVFTTNDSAYDAASDLAAAGAEIVRIVDAREGYGVIGTDGVEHITAVHVAKLGETTGERVECDLLLVSGGWNPAVHLFSQARGKLRYAPELGAYVPDGDLPTVRVVGAAAGEGLPEAMTLWQVPAPESEVDTRFVDQQRDATVSDVLRATGAGLRSLEHIKRYTTIGTAHDQGKTSGLLAAGITAEALGVDLATQRPTTFRPPYTPVSFAALAGRHRGELHDPVRVTTIHPWHVEHGAEFENVGQWKRPWYYPQPGESMHDAVRRECRAARTDVAVMDGSTLGKIDVQGPDAGAFLDMLYTNMMSNLKVGRIRYGVMCGVDGMVLDDGTVIRVADDRFLVTTTTGNAAMVLEWMEEWLQTEWPHLDVFATSVTEHWATIPLVGPRSRAVLGALAPGLDVSNDAFGFMTWQDAEVAGIKARVCRISFSGELAYEINVPSWYGLALWESIVDEGATPYGTETMHVLRAEKGYPIIGQDTDGTVTPQDLGMSWAVSKKKADFLGKRSFARTENNRPDRKQLVGLLPVDPSVLLPEGSQIIESDVVPEPPVRMLGHVTSSYHSAALERTFALALVRSGRERVGETLYVPIGDRVVPVTVTESVLFDKEGARRDG
- a CDS encoding sarcosine oxidase subunit delta codes for the protein MQLIPCPWCGPREEAEFHYGGQAHVAYPEDPAALSDEDWAKFVFFRANPSGPLAERWSHSAGCRRWFNAVRDTRTHDLLAVYRLDEPKPVIP
- a CDS encoding sarcosine oxidase subunit beta family protein, with amino-acid sequence MPRTPGADLPDHPDFLWDDPDPKPAYDVIVVGGGGHGLATAYYLAKVHGITNVAVLEKGWLAGGNMARNTTIIRSNYLWDESSGIYEHSLKLWEGLEEDLGYPILFSQRGVLNLAHSLQDVRDSVRRVEANKLNGIDAEWVDAEGVKELCPIVNTSPDVRYPVLGATYQPRAGIAKHDYVAWGFARAAHAMGVDLIQNCEVTGISTVNGRVTAVETSRGRIAAGKVALCAAGHSSVLARMVGLDLPLMSHPLQALVSELLEPIHPTVVMSNAVHVYVSQAHKGELVMGAGIDSYNGYGQRGSFHIIEQQMAAALELFPVFARAHLLRTWAGIVDVSPDASPIIGLTPVENLFLNCGWGTGGFKATPGVGDVFAATIARGKPHEYAEPFTLDRFTTGALVDEHGAAAVAH